A window of Candidatus Scalindua japonica genomic DNA:
ACTGAAGTGTTATCAATATTGAAATACCATTACAATTAAGATATTAAATATGATTTTTTGAAATGAGAAATGTTTACTGGTATAATCGAGCATTTAGGTAAAATAAAGCAGGTCAGCTTACAGGCAAATTCGGCAATCATTGTCGTTGACATAGGATCATTAAAAGATGGTGTAATTCCAGGTGATAGTATCGCCATAAACGGGGCCTGCCTGACAGTTACACAGATAAAAGGCACAGAAGTATATTTTGATGTTTCCAGAGAAACATTAAGCAAAACTAATATCGGTAAATTAAATGTTTCCGACCGTGTAAATATAGAAAGGTCTCTGAAGATAGGTGATAAACTCGGAGGGCATTTTGTAACAGGACATGTCGATTGTGTTGGCACAATTAACAAAATAGCAAATGAAACCGGCCAATGCACAGTGTGGATTTGCGTAAGTAACGAGACCACAAGCATGATGATAAAAAAGGGTTCTGTGGCCATAGACGGGATTAGCTTAACCATTGTAGATCTTAAAGAGAAACTGTTTTCTGTTGCTCTTATCCCATTCACGCTTGACGCAACAACATTAGGTTTTAAGAAGGCAGGACAGAAGGTAAACATCGAGACAGACATGTTAGGCAAATGGGTGAAAAGGATATTAACAACTAATGATACCTCCTCATCAGAGATATCGGAAGAGATGTTAAAAGAAAAAGGGTTTATGTAAAAAACAAAATGAAATCTGAGGGCAAAGAAAAAAAAATAATCGGAATAACAATGGGAGATCCCGGCGGTATAGGACCGGAGGTAATCCTTAAAGCACTGGCATCACCTGAAATAATGGCTGCGGCCAATTATGTCATAATCGGTTCTAAAAAAGTCTTGAGTGGCATTGCAGACAATCTCGGTTTAGATACGAGGCTACAGACGTCACGAATCGATAATAGATCATTAAATACATATAGAGGCTTAACAGATGATATAAATATATTAGACCTTGATAACATCTCAGTCCTGGATTCGCTGAAGCACAAACCCCTGCCGGAAAGTGGCAGGGCATCAATAGAATATATTCTGAAAGGACTTGATCTGGCGCTTGGAGATGAAATAGACGCGCTTGTAACAGCGCCCATAAGCAAGGAAGCAATCAAACTGGCAGGTTTTGATTATGCGGGACATACTGAGTTGCTCAAAGAGAAGACATCTGTAGAAAATGTCGTAATGTTTATGGTTGGAAAAAGACTCAGAGTCTCGTTTGTTACTACTCACCTTGCAGTAAATGAAGTATCCGGATTTATTAACCGGAAAAATGTACTCTCCACTATACAAATAACCGCAACAGGGCTTAAAACATTTTTTGGTATTTATCAACCTAAAATTGCAGTTTGTGGTTTAAACCCACATTGCGGTGACGGTGACCGCTTCGGTACGGAGGAGAGAGAAGTTATCATACCGGCGATAGCGCAAGCACGGGAAATGGGGATTGATTGCCACGGACCTCTATCATCAGACACCGTTTTTAATAAGGTGCTTAAAGGAGAGTTTGACAGTGTAGTAGTACAGTTTCACGATCAGGGGACAATCCCGATAAAAATGCACGCGTTCGATTCCGGAGTAAATATTACTCTTGGCATACCTGTTATCAGGACCTCACCAACACATGGTACCGCCTTTGACATAGCAGGTAAAGGTAATGCGGATCCCGGATCAATGATTGAGGCAATAAGTACAGCAGTTACAATGGCGGAAACACGAAATCATTTATTTGTGTAACAAACAAAACGGAAAAGGAGCGAATAATATGGGAAAAATACTAATTGCATACTATAGCAGAACAGGTAAAACAGAGAAAATGGCGGATTATATTGCCGAAGGTATCCGTTTCGGTGGTAACGATGCAGAAATCAGAAAACTGTCTGATATAAAGAGCGAGAAAGAGTTGGAGGGATACGACGGTTATATTTTAGGCTGTCCTACCTATCACAGAGATATGACGGCGAATATGAAGACATTCCTGTTTCTGGTAGAGAAAGCGCAACTGAATGGGAAGGCAGGAGGAGCTTTTGGCTCATATACACACAGCGGTGATGCACCAAAATATATCTATGATACAATGGAAAACGTTTTCAAAATGGATATGACGTCATTAGGGTCTTTCAATCTGCTGGAAAATTTAGTGGAAGGTACTGAGGGCATGAGGGCTTGTCAGGATTACGGAAAGAGCGTTAGTGAAAAGCTGTGACCATTGTTATAGTACCAGGTTCATAAATCAGATTTAGCAACATTATACAGGAAAGGACAGGAAATATGTCAACACAGGACAATCTACAGGAGGCATTCGCCGGTGAATCTCAGGCAAACAGGAAATATCTGGCTTTTGCTAATAAAGCAGATGAAGAGGGTTTTAAACAGGCGGCAAAACTCTTTCGTGCCGCGGCTGCAGCTGAAACAGTGCATGCCCACCAACATCTCAAAGTAATGGGCGGCATCAAAAGTACAAAAGAAAATATTCAGGAGGCCATTGAGGGAGAGACCCATGAGTATACAAAGATGTATCCTCAGATGATTTTAGAAGCAGAACAAGAAGGCAACAAGAAGGCTGTGCAGAGTTTTGATCTTGCCAATAAGGTAGAGAGTATCCACGCAAGCCTGTATCAGAAGGCACTGGACAAACTTGGCGACAATGAATCAGTCGATTATTATGTATGTCAGATATGCGGAAATACGACAGAAAATGATGCTCCCGATAAATGCCATGTCTGCGGAGCTCCTTCGTCCAAATTTACAAAGATTGACTGACCCATGCAAGACGTCCAAGTTAAAGTAAACCCGGTTGATTGGTGTTGCAACAAACGACTTTCCTTCGACATCGCTCAGGATGAGGGAAGACTGAGCGATGTCGAACTCTTATCAACATAGGAAGTCTTTACCTGAATATAAAATCCTTATGAAACAATGCAGCCCTTCAACACTCTCAGGACAAACCCTGAAGGTAGCTGCTAAATTATTAAGACGGATTACTTTAATCATGTTCTTTGAAGATATTATTACATTAGACATTCCACACACAAAATCGATGTTGAAAGCGCTTTTAGAGGAACGAGGCGTTCGTGTCAAAAAACAGTGGGGACAAAACTTTCTAATAGACCAGAATCTGTTACAGTTTATCGTTAAAGCTGCAGAGTTGGGCAGTAATGATGTGGTCTTGGAAATAGGAACCGGTACAGGCTCTCTGACAAGGTTGCTTACTCAGAATGCCAGACATGTTTTCGCTGTAGAACTGGACCGCAGACTGTTTGAAATCATGAAAGAGACACTAAAGGATTACAATAATGTAACTACATTTAACAAGGATATACTGAAATCAAAACACCATATCCATCCGCTAATCGTAGAGTCTATAACTGATTACATCCAATCTGCTCCTTCTCCAGAAAATTTGTCCGTCAAAGTCGTATCCAATTTGCCATATTATATCAGCACACCGGTTATTATTGACTTGCTACAGGAAGTATTACCCATCAAGACAATGATAGTGATGCTTCAGAAGGATACAACAGACAGGATGAAAGCGATACCGGGGACCAGGAATTATGGTGTACTTTCTATCATGGCTAAACTTTTTGCTGATGTAAAAGTATTGAAAAAACTACCACCGGACGTTTTCTGGCCCGTGCCGCTAGTAGATTCTGCTATCGTCAAGATGACAATTAATCGACACCGGTATGCTGACAGGGTTCGTGATTATCAAGACTTTCAGAACGTTATCCATGCAATATATGTTTCAAGAAGAAAAACTTTATTAAATAGTCTATTATCATTTTGTTCAGGACTGGGCATTAATAATAAGTCCAGAAACATACGTAATGACTTGATAACAATTGTAGAACGTACTGACATTAGACCTGAGAGCAGAGGAGAAGAGTTAGACTTGGAAAAACTGATTGATCTTTCCAATGGGATTACTGAGTATTTGAATACCTGGAGACAATCTGTACAGCGATAACAAACCAAGTAACTTTTACGACAAACGCTATCCTTCGACCCCGTACAGGATGACATGACACTGAGCGGAGTCGAAGTGTTATCAACATTAAATTATCAATATCAAATATAATCTGCCATAGCCATAGAGGCAGACAATTACCGGAGGTATTATGAAGTATTTTTTTTCACTTTTTATCTTAACTATTTCATTTGTTTTTTGCGCATCCCCTGCTATCGAATCAGCAAAGAATAAGAGACCAAAAATAAACCTGCGTCCATATTATAAAATAGTACCTCTAAGTGAAATTGAAGAAATCCCCAACATAGTAATACGTGAAAAGAGAGAGAATCAGGGTTTTATTGGACACAGCACAATCAGTCACAATTACGAAATAAATATAATAAAAAACGATAAAGTCGTTATAGATTATGCGACCGGATTGATGTGGCATCAATCCGGTTCTTTGAAAAGTATGAGCTGGAAAAGAGCTAAGAAATGGATAACAGATTTGAACAAGATGAGTTATGCCGGATTTTCAAATTGGAGATTACCAACGCTGGAAGAAGCGGCCTCATTATTAGAACCAATTGAGAAAAACAGTAATCAATTTATTGACACTGTGTTTGATAAAACACAATCAAGTATCTGGACATGTGACAGCAATGTTTCAAGTACCAGTCTACAGCTGGATAGAGCATGGAGCGTAAACTTCATCCATGGTTTAGTAAGCAGAAACGATATAATGTTCGAAAGAAAAAAAGTCCGTCCGGTACGGGTAAGTTCAGGTAATTGAGATTTAAAACTAAAATAAGGAGAGATTCAAATGGCTAATGACGAAGGCACAATATATGTAGCACATTGGACACATACACCGGAAAATTGTCCGGGCAGGACTAACGAAGGCGCGAAGATGCTCACTGATTTCTGGGCGAGCAAGAGTGATTTCGAAAAGAAGGGAATAAAGATACTTGGTTCCTATGTAACAGTAACTGAACACGATTACTATATTATCGTACAGGCAAAAGACTATTCCGAAATGGTCAAGTTCTTCCTGCCGCTCATCCCGACTCAGACCGGTTCATTCAGGCCTGTCCTTCCAATGCAGGAGTGGATTAACATAAACCAGCCAAAGTAACTATGTATTGGTCAGTCACAATCCTCTATAATATAGCTGATTGTGACTGAATCTCTTTTAAGAATGCCTGAAAATAGAGGGATTGTCCCTTATAAGTCTTAAACTTAATGAAAAAGGAGCCATTATGGGACTAAAGCATTATTCACTACTAAAAGGAACACTTATCGACTATCAGGAAGAACGCGATAATGATACTCCACATTTTCAGGTTAAGGTTGATGAAAACGGCAACTTATACCGTATAGCAGTAAACGTATTATCTGCCGCACAACCTTCAGAATTAAAATACATTGTGATTTCTGATTTTTCTCACACAATGACAGATGAACTAAGCAAACTTGAGCATGGCCTGCATTCAGTTAAATCAGAAAAAAATGGTATCGCACTGGATTATATCAGAGGAAATTTATTTGATATAAATAGTATGAAGCTAATACCTCATACGCAAACAGGTCCGGATAACGATTTGAATGACCTGCTTAAAATGTATTCTGACAGGGCAAAGAAGCAAAATGGTCCCATAATTTATGCTTTTGGGGAAAAATGGCCTACATCAAACAGACCCGACAGATATTTTGGTTTTAGTCCGGGACAGGGAATACATGATATTCACATGAATCAAGGAAATAGCGGCCGTTGGAAGAATGATAATGGAGTGTATCAGGATGGAGGATTGCTTTTCTACTTTCCGGAAAATAAACAGTGGATAGGAATATTTCTTGCTTTTCAGTCTCAGGCAATACATACAGATGACAAGACAGGTCATCCGCTTGATACACAACCGGATGACATTCACACTACTGGAAAAATCAGAATTGTTGCTGCATTGGTCAACCCGAAGGGAGATGATTATGGAAAGGAAACAGTCACCTTGCTTAATGTCAGTAATGACGATATTGATCTTAAAGATTGGAAACTATTGAATCACCGTAAAGATTCAAAAATTCTTTTGACCCAGACTTTGGCTGCTGGAGATTCACTAAAAATAGAACTCACCGGACAAGATATCCAACTTGGTAATAAAGGAGGCCAAATAACGCTTTTAACTCCGCAAGGTCTGAAAGCGGATGGCGTCTCTTACTCAAGAAGCCAGATAAGAAGGCAGGGATGGACTTTGATATTTTGAACTTAAAATGAGTGTCCTCACGGACCGTCAAAACGTAGTTTAAATCTTTTAAGAGAACCTATGGTCGGGTCAAGCTATGTAGTTGATAAATAATAAGTTGAGGCTAACAACTGTGCTTAATTTGGTAGTTCTTATAACTGCAAACTTATTGAATAGTGTATCTTTATATTTATTCTGCACCAACAACAAAGAGTCCAGGATTTTTTCTATATCATGATGTTTATATCTTAAGAAGATAACCCGAACCCCTTGTTCTTAAACGATATAATCACTTTGCCAACCCCAACTCTTTTCTAAGCTCAAGATCCTTAACACTGTTTTTATTCCAGTAGTCTGTCATCACGGCATGCGTGCGTCGTGCTTTCGTTGTCAATACTTTTGCATTTTTCCCTGAACCGCTTGTATAGGTATCGCTCCACGACAGAATATCATATGGAAAGTTATTGTTGAAGCGGATAGAAAGAGTCCTTTGCAGGGATGGATAGGTCACCGTATACTGTGAAACACCCCCCCTATCTCCATCCCGTATATTTATTAATTCCGCAACAGCCCCTTCCTCCCCTATATCAATCATGCGTAACGTGGTATAGAAACTCCCGGGAATCATTTTTATTTCTCCTATCGGAAGTTTTTCAGGAGCAATACGTATGTGTGTCCATATCTCATCCTCCAGATGCACAGATGGTACAGTCACGACCCTGTCCCCCTCCTTTTCAAAATATGAATACTGCTTTATTTTATAGTGGTCATCCTCAAGATTATACTGAAGGTAAACATGGCCGCACCAGTCCTGTCTTGTAGTTGATACTTTTAATGTTTTGTCTAGCTGTTGTTTTTCAGTAGAGATTGGTGTAAAAACGGATTTCATCATTGAATAGTCATAGATGCCCGTATCAAATCTCTTGATAAGGTTTAGCTTTAAGACCGGGATACTTTTTTGTCGAGATGATTCATAATCTGACTTTACCTGTATGTCGGGAAGAAATGACTCGGTAACAAATATCAAAATGGCATGACCGGGATGGATTTCGCCATATCGGCCCTGTTCGAGTTCAAAGCGTGTTATTTCCGCACCGTGATTGTGCCAGTATGAGTAAAAGTCCTTTTCCTCAGGTAATGAATAAGCTACGGATGTACAATGAGAAAATACTAGAGAAAATGTTGTCAGCAGTATTATACATTTTATCTTGTATTTCAAAATCATTTCTCCTTTCTTCACTTACCATTAATTTCAACCCCCCCCTCCGCGGCAGGAGTAGAGCTACTACTATTGTATGTGTTGTAGTCAGCTAAGCGCCATTTGGGTAGAAAAATATTGAATGTGCGCCTTATAAGTGGTTTGATTTATCAAACCCGTGTTTCCAGGCACGATAAATCGTACCGTTTCATCACGCATAAAACGAAAATCCCATAAATCAAATTATTATGTTGTTTTTCTCCTGCATTCCTTACATCCTTATAGTTGTTTCTTTTGTAGCGACTATAACTAATTTTTTATAAGAAATCCATGAAACCAAGAGACTGTTTATTTTTACATTCATCAACAATTACCACTATACATTAGTATATAAATTCCACACACAATCATATTCCAACAGGACAACATGGTCAAGTTGAATCTGTTAAATAAAATATGTAACCAATACCACCGGATGTCCTGGCTAATCATCAAAGCATATAAAAAATATTTAACAAGGAGTAACAAATCAGGTATACTTATTAGAGTTTAAAGTGCCTACTCGCCTGAATGACGTTATCAGGCAGGAAGTCTCAAGTGAACTAAAGTTAACTGCCTGTATATGAACATGCAGGTAGATAGCAATACCACGCTTAGCGAAGTTAAAAACTTTTTTTCTTTAGGCACTTTAGACACTTCAAACTTGATTTTAACATGATTGTAATATGGAAAGAACACAACCTGCAGGCTACTTACATACAGGATTAGATAGATATGAGGTTTTTGACTTTCAAGAGAATGGATTAGGAGAGCTAAAGTCTTTCATTAAGAGCAAAAAACTGCCCTTCAGTTTTCATGTACCATTTTTCAGACCCTCTTATTTTCCCTATATAGGTGTAACCACTTTTTTTCTGAATGATGATCCGAATAAAAGGACTCTCTCTTTTAAGCTGATCGACAACACCATGTATTACGCGAAGGAGTGGAAAGCAGATTTTGTCGTAACACATCTGACCTGGAAGGATGATTCTCCTGACAGGAAAAATGCAATAAACCTTGCGAATGACACAAGGTTAAAGTTCTGTGATCTGGCAGACAGATATAAGTTGCCAATTAATATTGAGTTCGGTGGATATTCGGGACATTTTCATGAGCCGGAACAATTTGTAGATTTTGTCAGTGATCACCCTTTATTGGGCATCTGTATTGATATAGGCCATACATCACTTATATCAGGAATACGAAATCGTAATTTTTTTAAAGATGTAGAAACTATGGCACCATATACAAAATCAATACATGTGTGGAACACGAAGGGTATGGAACATTGTAAAAAGTATAATCACGTACCTGTCCATCCTTCACAGAAAGCAAAAGATGGATGGATAGACATAAAAAAAACACTCGAAATAATTTTAGCACATAATAAAAACTGTAACATAGTATTCGAATATAACCATACATATTACGACAACATACCAGGTGAGGTTAAGGAAGGTATGGATTGGGTGAAGGGAATAGTAAACAGAAAATGACAGAGAACAAAGAGTTCAAGATATTATTTATAAACTGTAATACCATGATGGATGT
This region includes:
- the ribE gene encoding riboflavin synthase encodes the protein MFTGIIEHLGKIKQVSLQANSAIIVVDIGSLKDGVIPGDSIAINGACLTVTQIKGTEVYFDVSRETLSKTNIGKLNVSDRVNIERSLKIGDKLGGHFVTGHVDCVGTINKIANETGQCTVWICVSNETTSMMIKKGSVAIDGISLTIVDLKEKLFSVALIPFTLDATTLGFKKAGQKVNIETDMLGKWVKRILTTNDTSSSEISEEMLKEKGFM
- the pdxA gene encoding 4-hydroxythreonine-4-phosphate dehydrogenase PdxA, translated to MKSEGKEKKIIGITMGDPGGIGPEVILKALASPEIMAAANYVIIGSKKVLSGIADNLGLDTRLQTSRIDNRSLNTYRGLTDDINILDLDNISVLDSLKHKPLPESGRASIEYILKGLDLALGDEIDALVTAPISKEAIKLAGFDYAGHTELLKEKTSVENVVMFMVGKRLRVSFVTTHLAVNEVSGFINRKNVLSTIQITATGLKTFFGIYQPKIAVCGLNPHCGDGDRFGTEEREVIIPAIAQAREMGIDCHGPLSSDTVFNKVLKGEFDSVVVQFHDQGTIPIKMHAFDSGVNITLGIPVIRTSPTHGTAFDIAGKGNADPGSMIEAISTAVTMAETRNHLFV
- a CDS encoding flavodoxin family protein, whose amino-acid sequence is MGKILIAYYSRTGKTEKMADYIAEGIRFGGNDAEIRKLSDIKSEKELEGYDGYILGCPTYHRDMTANMKTFLFLVEKAQLNGKAGGAFGSYTHSGDAPKYIYDTMENVFKMDMTSLGSFNLLENLVEGTEGMRACQDYGKSVSEKL
- a CDS encoding rubrerythrin family protein; translation: MSTQDNLQEAFAGESQANRKYLAFANKADEEGFKQAAKLFRAAAAAETVHAHQHLKVMGGIKSTKENIQEAIEGETHEYTKMYPQMILEAEQEGNKKAVQSFDLANKVESIHASLYQKALDKLGDNESVDYYVCQICGNTTENDAPDKCHVCGAPSSKFTKID
- the rsmA gene encoding 16S rRNA (adenine(1518)-N(6)/adenine(1519)-N(6))-dimethyltransferase RsmA, whose amino-acid sequence is MKQCSPSTLSGQTLKVAAKLLRRITLIMFFEDIITLDIPHTKSMLKALLEERGVRVKKQWGQNFLIDQNLLQFIVKAAELGSNDVVLEIGTGTGSLTRLLTQNARHVFAVELDRRLFEIMKETLKDYNNVTTFNKDILKSKHHIHPLIVESITDYIQSAPSPENLSVKVVSNLPYYISTPVIIDLLQEVLPIKTMIVMLQKDTTDRMKAIPGTRNYGVLSIMAKLFADVKVLKKLPPDVFWPVPLVDSAIVKMTINRHRYADRVRDYQDFQNVIHAIYVSRRKTLLNSLLSFCSGLGINNKSRNIRNDLITIVERTDIRPESRGEELDLEKLIDLSNGITEYLNTWRQSVQR
- a CDS encoding DUF1566 domain-containing protein encodes the protein MKYFFSLFILTISFVFCASPAIESAKNKRPKINLRPYYKIVPLSEIEEIPNIVIREKRENQGFIGHSTISHNYEINIIKNDKVVIDYATGLMWHQSGSLKSMSWKRAKKWITDLNKMSYAGFSNWRLPTLEEAASLLEPIEKNSNQFIDTVFDKTQSSIWTCDSNVSSTSLQLDRAWSVNFIHGLVSRNDIMFERKKVRPVRVSSGN
- a CDS encoding DUF3303 domain-containing protein, giving the protein MANDEGTIYVAHWTHTPENCPGRTNEGAKMLTDFWASKSDFEKKGIKILGSYVTVTEHDYYIIVQAKDYSEMVKFFLPLIPTQTGSFRPVLPMQEWININQPK
- a CDS encoding DUF2278 family protein — protein: MGLKHYSLLKGTLIDYQEERDNDTPHFQVKVDENGNLYRIAVNVLSAAQPSELKYIVISDFSHTMTDELSKLEHGLHSVKSEKNGIALDYIRGNLFDINSMKLIPHTQTGPDNDLNDLLKMYSDRAKKQNGPIIYAFGEKWPTSNRPDRYFGFSPGQGIHDIHMNQGNSGRWKNDNGVYQDGGLLFYFPENKQWIGIFLAFQSQAIHTDDKTGHPLDTQPDDIHTTGKIRIVAALVNPKGDDYGKETVTLLNVSNDDIDLKDWKLLNHRKDSKILLTQTLAAGDSLKIELTGQDIQLGNKGGQITLLTPQGLKADGVSYSRSQIRRQGWTLIF
- a CDS encoding septum formation inhibitor Maf; this translates as MKYKIKCIILLTTFSLVFSHCTSVAYSLPEEKDFYSYWHNHGAEITRFELEQGRYGEIHPGHAILIFVTESFLPDIQVKSDYESSRQKSIPVLKLNLIKRFDTGIYDYSMMKSVFTPISTEKQQLDKTLKVSTTRQDWCGHVYLQYNLEDDHYKIKQYSYFEKEGDRVVTVPSVHLEDEIWTHIRIAPEKLPIGEIKMIPGSFYTTLRMIDIGEEGAVAELINIRDGDRGGVSQYTVTYPSLQRTLSIRFNNNFPYDILSWSDTYTSGSGKNAKVLTTKARRTHAVMTDYWNKNSVKDLELRKELGLAK
- a CDS encoding sugar phosphate isomerase/epimerase family protein, with protein sequence MERTQPAGYLHTGLDRYEVFDFQENGLGELKSFIKSKKLPFSFHVPFFRPSYFPYIGVTTFFLNDDPNKRTLSFKLIDNTMYYAKEWKADFVVTHLTWKDDSPDRKNAINLANDTRLKFCDLADRYKLPINIEFGGYSGHFHEPEQFVDFVSDHPLLGICIDIGHTSLISGIRNRNFFKDVETMAPYTKSIHVWNTKGMEHCKKYNHVPVHPSQKAKDGWIDIKKTLEIILAHNKNCNIVFEYNHTYYDNIPGEVKEGMDWVKGIVNRK